AGATCGTGTATGCCATCGAAGTCAGGCACCGCTCTTCCGGTTCGCTCTCCTCCCTCGCGATCAACGGTGCAGTCGGCAACGAGCCATTTGCCGTTCAGGTAGACCTCGCCCGTCGAATGCCAAGGCTGGGGGCGCGTTCCGTACATCTTGCGCATCTTCTCGGGAAGGAAGGGTTTATCGGGGCAATCGACAACCTCGAATCCAATCCTTGCAGGAATCCCCGCTGCCCGGCATAGGGCGGCGAAGGCGGTCGCCTTGTGCATGCAAAATCCCCGGCCCTCGCGAATGAAATCAGAGGCCTTGCCTTTTCCGTCGAGTAGCATCTGGAAACCACCAGCAATATCGAAGGTGACATCCCGGACATAAGTGTGGATGCGAATGGCTTTCTCTGCCTCGCTCGTGCAGCCCTCGATCAACTCACGGGCTTTTGCCTCAACGAGCGGCGATTCGGAGTCTGAGTATTTGCCGGGTTTGAGGTAGGCATCCATGTCCATGGCTTCTCCTCGAAGAATGATATTAGCCCAATAAACGGGCCATGATAATGCTTCTGCGCTATTTACCCGCCTCGATGAGAGCAGGAAGAATCTCCTCGCCAGCGAGGCGGAGGCGATCCGGGTTCCTGTCAAGATTTGGGATGGCTACCAGTAATCGGCGCACCCCGGCATCGATGTAGGCTCGAAGGCGCTCGATGCAGTAGGCCGGGGTTCCTGCGATGAACCCAGAGTCCGGCGTTGATGTGAATTTGCGCCGCTCGGCCTCAGCTTTAACCGGGTCTTTATCCGGAACCATCAAAACCATCACCGAGGAGCGAAAATCTTCCGGCTCGCGCCCAGCGGCTCGGCAGCCATCGGCGAGCTCGCTCGAGCGCTCGGCAAATTGCTCGGGTGGCCAATAGCGGGCGTTGAATCCTTCGGCGTGGCGCGTGGCGACACCCAACACCTTGGGCCCCTCGCCGCCGACCCATATGGGTGGGTGCGGTTTTTGTACGGGCGGCGGGTTGCAGTAGGCCCGCTCAATTTGAAAGTGGTCTCCTTTGAAGGTGGGCTCGGGCTCACACCACATACATTTCATTACCTGGATGGCCTCTTCCATCTGGGCAATTCGAACAGAGGCCTTGGGAAACTCGTAGCCATAGGCTCGATATTCTGCCTCGACCCAGCCGGCCCCGATACCCATCTCGACGCGACCGCCGCTGATGACGTCGAGTGTGGCGGCCATCTTTGCGAGAAGAGCCGGGTTTCGATAGCCCATGGCAAGCACACTTTGGCCCAGCCGAATTCGCTCCGTGTCCCTGGCCAGGGCGGAGAGGGTTGTCCAGACCTCAAGGAGAGGGTTCACCGGGGAGGAATGTGACTCTAGCGGGCGCCCTGTGGCTTGGCGG
The window above is part of the Nitrospinaceae bacterium genome. Proteins encoded here:
- a CDS encoding LLM class flavin-dependent oxidoreductase gives rise to the protein MSGFAQEAEKQGFHSIWLCDHFFTLPPGGPRQERIRQATGRPLESHSSPVNPLLEVWTTLSALARDTERIRLGQSVLAMGYRNPALLAKMAATLDVISGGRVEMGIGAGWVEAEYRAYGYEFPKASVRIAQMEEAIQVMKCMWCEPEPTFKGDHFQIERAYCNPPPVQKPHPPIWVGGEGPKVLGVATRHAEGFNARYWPPEQFAERSSELADGCRAAGREPEDFRSSVMVLMVPDKDPVKAEAERRKFTSTPDSGFIAGTPAYCIERLRAYIDAGVRRLLVAIPNLDRNPDRLRLAGEEILPALIEAGK
- a CDS encoding transglutaminase domain-containing protein; protein product: MDMDAYLKPGKYSDSESPLVEAKARELIEGCTSEAEKAIRIHTYVRDVTFDIAGGFQMLLDGKGKASDFIREGRGFCMHKATAFAALCRAAGIPARIGFEVVDCPDKPFLPEKMRKMYGTRPQPWHSTGEVYLNGKWLVADCTVDREGGERTGRAVPDFDGIHDL